A window of Aquibium oceanicum genomic DNA:
GTGGTAGCCGACCACCGACCCGAGGCCGCACAGCGCCGCGATGCCGGCCCACAGGCCGAAGACGTAGCGCGCCGGGAGGCCGGAGGATTTCATTCCCGCGGAACTCGACATCCCTTCCGGGAAGTTCGAGAGGAAGATTGCCGCGACGATGGGCAGCGACACGCCTTCGCCCTCGAGCAGGCTTAGCCCGATCACGATCGATTCCGGGATACCGTCGAACACGGAGCCGAGCGCGATCGCCGCCGTGGCGGCCGATGCATCCGTGCGCGAGGAGCGCTTGCGGCCATGAGCCCCCGCGCGCGCCAGAAGCAGGGCGCCGGCGGTGAACCCCACCGCGCCCGCCACGAAGCCGATGGAGGAGGCCGCCAGCCCGCCGATCTCCTGCGCTTCGTCCATCAGGTCGAAGGCGATGGCGGAGACCAGGACGCCCGATCCGAACGCCATGACGGCGGCGATCACGCGTGGCGACGGTCTGGCGAACCAGCCGACCGTCGCTCCGATGAGCAGGGAGCTGCCCGCGAAGAGGCCCCAGGCCAGAGCAATCAGGATATCCACGTAATGGCGCTCGCATATGTTTTATTCACGGATCAGTTGACTGCGAAGGGCGCATGCGTGCAAGCCTTGCGCCAAAGCGCGGCCACGAGAAAACAGGATAAATGACGGCGCCAGACATCACCAAGCTGATCGTCCGTACCTCCATGAAGGACCGCGCAGCGTTCGACCTGCTGTATCGCCACACCAGCGCGAAACTCTTTGGCGTCTGCCTGCGTATTTTGAGGGACAGGGCGGAAGCGGAAGAGGCGTTGCAGGACGTCTATATCAAGATATGGGCCAAGGCGGACCGGTTCGCCGTTTCCGAACTCAGCCCGATCTCCTGGCTCGTGGCAATCGCGCGCAACCATTCGATCGACCGGATCAGGGCGCGGCGCCGGGCGACGGTCGAACTGGACGAGGCAACCGGCGTGGTCGATCCGACTCCGGGACCCGAGGCATTGACCGTCGCGGCTGGAGAACGGGCGCGTGTCTTCAGCTGCCTCGACGAACTGGAGAACGACCGGGCGGCGGCCGTCAAGGCGGCCTATCTGAGCGGCTTCTCCTATGCAGAGCTTGCCGAACGCTTCGGCGTTCCGCTCAATACGATGCGAACCTGGCTGCGGCGCAGCCTGATGAAACTGAGGGAATGCCTGGAGCGATGAGTCCGGCGCACGACAACGATCCAAGGGACGACGACGCGCTCGCGGCCGAATACGTCGTGGGCGTGCTTTCGGCCGACGAGCGCCGGGACGTCGCGGCGCGGATCGAGGCCGATCCCGCCTTCGCCCGTCTGGTCGACCGGTGGGAGGCGCATCTGGCGCCCATGGACGAGTTCGCTCCTGCCGAACCGCCCGCATCGGCCAAGCGGAAGCTGGATGAGCGGCTCTTTGCGAACGCTCCGGCGGAAACGGCCTCCCGTTCATCCGCGCCCGCCGGCCTGTGGAGCAGCCTGGCCTTGTGGCGCGGGCTGACCGCGGCGGCTGTCGTGGCGGTCGCTCTCCTGGCCGCCCAGCCCTATCTCGGACAGCCCGAGCAGCCCGAAGCGAGGACTGCGCGGCTTGTGGCTTCGCTGGCGCCGCAGCAGAGCGACGTGCATTACTTCGTCGTCTACGATGCCCGCGAAAAAGACATCGGCCTGTCTCACGTAACCGGAGAACGCGGCGCCGATCAGGACTTCGAATTGTGGGTCATCGAAGGCGACCAGCCGCCCGCCTCGCTCGGGGTCGTGCCGGCCGGCACCAGCGTCCACCTCGCGGTCGACCAGGCCCTGAGCCGGAAGATCGAACAGGGCGCGGTCTTCGCCATCAGCCTGGAACCGAGGGGCGGTTCCCCTACCGGACAGCCGACGGGGCCCGTCGTGGCCGCGGGCGATCTGCGCGAGATCTGACCCCAAGGTTTCGGCTCACGCAAGCCTGACGTTTTCGTGAACGGCGCGCCGAAACTTAATCGTTCGGCGACCCGTGTCTCCACCTGCCTCCAGTCGAGAGAGGCAGAAAAACAGGGAGACTTCATCCTATGCGCAATCTCACCGCAAAGATCCTCGCCGGCGCCGTCGCGCTCTCGGCGCTCGCCACGTTCGCCCACGCCGAAAACCCGATGGTCGGCGGCGCCGCTATGTACGCGGACAAGAACATCGTCGAAAACGCCGTCAATTCCGCAGACCACACGACGCTGGTCGCCGCCGTGAAGGCAGCAGGCCTCGTCGAGACGCTTTCGGGTCCCGGCCCGTTCACCGTCTTTGCACCGACCAACGAAGCCTTCGATGCGCTGCCGGCCGGCACCGTCGAGACGCTGCTGAAGCCTGAGAACAAGGACCAGCTCACCAAGGTGCTGACCTGCCACGTCGTTGCGGCCGATGCCATGTCGGATGCTATCGGCAAGATGATCGCCGACGACGGCGGCACGCATCCGGTTCCGACCGTCGGCGGCTGCACCCTGCAGGCCAAGATGGACGGCGACAAGATCACACTGACCGACGAGACCGGCGGCGTTGCCACCGTCACGATCGCCGACGTCGATCAGTCGAATGGCGTCATCCACGTCATCGACAAGGTCCTGCTCCCGGCAGCCTGACCCCTTTCGTCCGCACGCGAACGTCCCTCCGGTTCTACCCAAGATGCGTGCGGGCGGCGTGCCCCGCGTCACGGGATCGCGTAATGCGATCCTGGGCGCGGGGTATCGTCCAATCGTTGACGGCCGGAACGGGGTCCCCATCTTCCGAAAATGGGTCTTCCCGATATCAAGGCGAGTTGATTTCGCCGTGACCTCCTCGCTGCGTTAGATGCGAGCAAAGGAGAAAACCATGAAACGCCGCACTTTCCTCTACGCGGGCGCTGGCTCCGCCGCCCTTCTGGCTGGCGCGACCCTGTTGCGCATTCGCAGCACGGGATCTGATGCCATGGCCAGCAACGACGAGACCTTCGAGATCACGAAGACGGAGGCGGAATGGAAAGAAGAGCTTTCGCCCGAGCAGTATGCCGTCCTCCGGGAAGAGGCGACGGAACGCGCCGGCACCAGCCCTCTCAACCACGAGAAGCGCAAGGGCATCTTCCACTGCGCGGGCTGCGACCTCGCCGCCTATTCCTCCGAGGCGAAGTATGATTCCGGTACCGGCTGGCCAAGCTTCTGGGAATCGCTGCCCGGCGCGATCGGCACGAAGCCCGATAACTCGCTGTTCATGACCCGCACGGAAGTGCACTGCCGCCGCTGCGGAGGTCATTTCGGCCATATCTTCGACGATGGTCCCCAGCCGACCGGAAAGCGCCACTGCCTGAACGGGCTGGCACTGACCTTCAGGCCGGCGGAAGCCGCCTGATCCCAGCGGTCGTCCGGATCATTTATCCGCGGCGGCGGTCATGATCGCCGCGCGAAGGTCGTCCAGGCCTGCGCCTTTCTCCGACGATGTCGCAATGACCCCGGGGAAGGCGGCGGGCCTCTTCCTTATCTTTTCGATCGTCTCCGCCAGCAGCTTCGTCACCGCCGGCGGCTTGATCTTGTCGGTCTTTGTCAGCACGAGCTGGTAGGAGACGGCGGCCTTGTCGAGAAGGTCCATCACCTCGCCGTCGATCGTCTTGATGCCGTGGCGTGCATCGATGAGCAGATAGACGCGCTTCAGCGTCACCCGTCCGCGCAGATAATCGAAGACGAGCTTCGTCCAGTTGTCGACGAGTTCCTTCGGCGCCTGAGCGTACCCGTATCCCGGCATGTCCACCAGGGCCACCGGCGGCAGGTCGCCCGCCTCGCCCGAATAGCCATCCGGCACGAAGTAATTCAGCTCTTGCGTCCGTCCCGGCGTGTTGGAAGTCCGGGCGAGCGCCTTCTGGCCCACCAGCGCGTTGATGAGCGAGGACTTGCCGACGTTGGACCGACCGGCGAAAGCGATCTCCGGCGGCCCCTCGGGCGGCAGGAACTTCATGGCGGGAACGCCGCGGATGAATATCCACGGTCGCGGGAAGGCGGTCGCCTCTTCGGCGGGAACGTCGCTCACTCGGCCTTCTCCAGTCGCGCCAGGTCGTTTCCGGTTATGGCTTCGATGTTGCGGGTCACCTTGTCAACCGGCCACCCCCACCACGCAATGCGCAGCAGCCGCCTGATCGTCGCGTCGTCGAACCGCATGCGAACGATCCGCGCCGGGTTGCCGACGGCGATCGCATAGGGTGGAACGTCGCTGCCGACGACCGCGCCAGCGCCGATCACGGCCCCGTCGCCGATCTTCACCCCCGGCATGACCATCGCCTCCATGCCGAACCACACGTCGTTTCCGACCACCGTGTCGCCGCGGTTCGCGCCGCCGAGTTTCGCAACATCGTAATTGTCGCGCCACGCGCCGCCGAAGATGGCGAACGGAAAGGTGGAGAAGCCGTCCATGGCATGGTTGGCCCCGTTCATGATGAAGCGCGTATTCGCCGCGATGGCGCAGTAGCGGCCGATTTCCAGCCGGTCCCCGATGAAGTCGAAATGATAGAGCACGCAGTGCTCTTCGAAACGCTCCGGTCCCAGCGGATCGTCATAGTAGGTGTAGTCGCCGACGCTGATGGTCGACCGCGTGATCAGCGGCTTGAGAAAGGCCGTTCGCGGGTGAAATGGCAGGGGGGTCGTGTCGTGAGGATCGGGCACGCGCATGGGGAACTCCGGCTGGGACAGGGACGGTCTCGAACGGCGGGATCCGGCTTGGCGTGACGACGCTTCGCGACTGCGGATCCGCTTACCTGTTCACCGGAGGAATTCCTCGCTTCCGAAATGCTGCAACGTGCTCGCCTTTCCGTTCAAGCCGGCGAGCATGGACCCTTTCCACGCGAGCGGACGGCTCGCGGCGTGACAACCGGCGGGCTATTCCGCCGGCTGCTTGTCCTTCTTCTTGAACAGACCGATGAGATTGTCCCAGAGCTCGATCTTGGCGCCTTGCCGCTTCATGATGATGCCCTGCTGGATGATCGACAGCGTGTTGTTCCACGCCCAGTAGATGACAAGGCCGGCCGGGAAGGTCGCCAGCATGAAGGTGAACACCACCGGCATCCAGTTGAAGATCATCGCCTGCGTCGGATCGGGGGGCGTCGGGTTCATGCGCATCTGCAGGAACATCGTGATGCCCATGATAAGCGGCCAGACGCCGATAAGCAGGAAGGACGGAACGTCATACGGCAGGAGGCCGAACAGGTTGAAGACCGACGTCGGGTCCGGTGCCGCAAGGTCCTGGATCCAGCCGAAGAACGGCGCATGCCGCATCTCGATCGTGATGTAGAGGACCTTGTACAGTGCGAAGAAGACGGGGATCTGGATCAGGATCGGCCAGCAGCCGGCGATCGGGTTGATCTTCTCCTTCTTGTACAGCTCCATCATCGCCTGCTGCTGCTTCATGCGGTCGTCGCCGTATTTCTCACGGATCTCCAGCATGGCAGGCTGCATCTTTTTCATGTTCGCCATTGATTTGTAGGACTTGTTGGCGAGCGGGAAGAAGATGGCTTTCACGATGACGGTGGTGGCCAGGATCGACAGGCCGAAATTGCCCAGCAGCCGGTAAAGCCAGTCGATCAAGTAGAACATCGGCTTGGTGATGAAGTAGAACCATCCCCAGTCGATCAGGAGGTCGAATTGGCGGATGTTCCGTTCCGCCTGGTAATCCTGGATCGGCGCGACTTCCTTGGCACCGGCGAAGAGCAGCGTCTCCAGCGTCTGCGTCTGTCCCGGTGCCACCGTGATGGTGTCGGTCAGGAAGTCGGACTGGTAGCGCGTGCGGCCGTCGTCGAAATAGGCGTAGCGCGGCTGGAACGACTGGCCACGCGCGGGAACCAGTGCCACGGCCCAGTACTTGTCGGTTATGCCGAGCCAGCCGTCTGCCGATTTCGACGGAGTGATGAGCTTGTCTTCCTCGACGTCGGAATAGTCGATCTCCTGCAGGCCTTCCTCGCCCGTCACCCCGATCAGTCCCTCATGAAGGACGTAGATGCTGGCGGTCTGCGGCTTGAAGAAGCGGGTGACGCGGCCGTAGCTGTTCAGCGCCACCGGCTCGGCCCCGCCATTGCTCACCGCGTCCGAGAAGGTGAACATGTAGTTGCCGTCGACGGAGATCGTGCGGATGAACGTAAGGCCGGCATCGTTGGTGTAGGTCAGCCGGACCGGTTCGTCCGGCGTGAGCACCGGCGAGCCCTCGACGCTCCAGACTGTGTCCGGACCGGGAAAGTTCCCGGCCTGCGTCGGGCCGGTGAAACCGACCTCGGCGTAATACCCGTGCGGAAGCGAAGCCGGATTCAGGAGATCGATGTTCGGAGAACTGTCGTCGACGGTGACGTGATAGTTCTTGAGCAGGAGGTCGTCCAGGCGGGCGCCGGTGAGATTGATGGACCCCGACAGGCTCGGCGTGTCGATCCTCACCCTGCCGCTGGCACCGAGCGCGCCTTCACGGTCCTCCGTGGGGGCAACTGCTGGGGCGCCGGGCACTCCCGTTCCCGGTGCGGCCGGGATCGCGGGCGTCGTGCCGCCGGGGCTGGCGACGCTCTGGTCCTGCTGCGCGGTCCGCTCCTGCTCGATCCTCGTAGCCTCCCGCTGCCGCTCGATGCGCGGGTTCATGTAGAATACCTGCCACACCGTCAGAATCAGGATCGACAGCGCGATCGTGATGAAGAAATTGCGATTATTTTCCATCGGGAGTGGTTCCGCGAATTCGTCGGGAAAGCTCGGCCTTCAAGGCATCGAACGGCGCGGCGAGTATCTCGCGGCGCCCGACAATCACATAG
This region includes:
- a CDS encoding fasciclin domain-containing protein, whose product is MRNLTAKILAGAVALSALATFAHAENPMVGGAAMYADKNIVENAVNSADHTTLVAAVKAAGLVETLSGPGPFTVFAPTNEAFDALPAGTVETLLKPENKDQLTKVLTCHVVAADAMSDAIGKMIADDGGTHPVPTVGGCTLQAKMDGDKITLTDETGGVATVTIADVDQSNGVIHVIDKVLLPAA
- a CDS encoding ZIP family metal transporter, with protein sequence MDILIALAWGLFAGSSLLIGATVGWFARPSPRVIAAVMAFGSGVLVSAIAFDLMDEAQEIGGLAASSIGFVAGAVGFTAGALLLARAGAHGRKRSSRTDASAATAAIALGSVFDGIPESIVIGLSLLEGEGVSLPIVAAIFLSNFPEGMSSSAGMKSSGLPARYVFGLWAGIAALCGLGSVVGYHFFAGVPQEYIAVAQGVAAGAMLAMIADTMIPEAFDEAHDAAGLITAGGFLAAFLLSHMFA
- a CDS encoding sigma-70 family RNA polymerase sigma factor, which gives rise to MTAPDITKLIVRTSMKDRAAFDLLYRHTSAKLFGVCLRILRDRAEAEEALQDVYIKIWAKADRFAVSELSPISWLVAIARNHSIDRIRARRRATVELDEATGVVDPTPGPEALTVAAGERARVFSCLDELENDRAAAVKAAYLSGFSYAELAERFGVPLNTMRTWLRRSLMKLRECLER
- a CDS encoding CatB-related O-acetyltransferase, whose protein sequence is MRVPDPHDTTPLPFHPRTAFLKPLITRSTISVGDYTYYDDPLGPERFEEHCVLYHFDFIGDRLEIGRYCAIAANTRFIMNGANHAMDGFSTFPFAIFGGAWRDNYDVAKLGGANRGDTVVGNDVWFGMEAMVMPGVKIGDGAVIGAGAVVGSDVPPYAIAVGNPARIVRMRFDDATIRRLLRIAWWGWPVDKVTRNIEAITGNDLARLEKAE
- the yidC gene encoding membrane protein insertase YidC; the protein is MENNRNFFITIALSILILTVWQVFYMNPRIERQREATRIEQERTAQQDQSVASPGGTTPAIPAAPGTGVPGAPAVAPTEDREGALGASGRVRIDTPSLSGSINLTGARLDDLLLKNYHVTVDDSSPNIDLLNPASLPHGYYAEVGFTGPTQAGNFPGPDTVWSVEGSPVLTPDEPVRLTYTNDAGLTFIRTISVDGNYMFTFSDAVSNGGAEPVALNSYGRVTRFFKPQTASIYVLHEGLIGVTGEEGLQEIDYSDVEEDKLITPSKSADGWLGITDKYWAVALVPARGQSFQPRYAYFDDGRTRYQSDFLTDTITVAPGQTQTLETLLFAGAKEVAPIQDYQAERNIRQFDLLIDWGWFYFITKPMFYLIDWLYRLLGNFGLSILATTVIVKAIFFPLANKSYKSMANMKKMQPAMLEIREKYGDDRMKQQQAMMELYKKEKINPIAGCWPILIQIPVFFALYKVLYITIEMRHAPFFGWIQDLAAPDPTSVFNLFGLLPYDVPSFLLIGVWPLIMGITMFLQMRMNPTPPDPTQAMIFNWMPVVFTFMLATFPAGLVIYWAWNNTLSIIQQGIIMKRQGAKIELWDNLIGLFKKKDKQPAE
- the msrB gene encoding peptide-methionine (R)-S-oxide reductase MsrB; translated protein: MKRRTFLYAGAGSAALLAGATLLRIRSTGSDAMASNDETFEITKTEAEWKEELSPEQYAVLREEATERAGTSPLNHEKRKGIFHCAGCDLAAYSSEAKYDSGTGWPSFWESLPGAIGTKPDNSLFMTRTEVHCRRCGGHFGHIFDDGPQPTGKRHCLNGLALTFRPAEAA
- a CDS encoding anti-sigma factor, with protein sequence MSPAHDNDPRDDDALAAEYVVGVLSADERRDVAARIEADPAFARLVDRWEAHLAPMDEFAPAEPPASAKRKLDERLFANAPAETASRSSAPAGLWSSLALWRGLTAAAVVAVALLAAQPYLGQPEQPEARTARLVASLAPQQSDVHYFVVYDAREKDIGLSHVTGERGADQDFELWVIEGDQPPASLGVVPAGTSVHLAVDQALSRKIEQGAVFAISLEPRGGSPTGQPTGPVVAAGDLREI
- the yihA gene encoding ribosome biogenesis GTP-binding protein YihA/YsxC; its protein translation is MSDVPAEEATAFPRPWIFIRGVPAMKFLPPEGPPEIAFAGRSNVGKSSLINALVGQKALARTSNTPGRTQELNYFVPDGYSGEAGDLPPVALVDMPGYGYAQAPKELVDNWTKLVFDYLRGRVTLKRVYLLIDARHGIKTIDGEVMDLLDKAAVSYQLVLTKTDKIKPPAVTKLLAETIEKIRKRPAAFPGVIATSSEKGAGLDDLRAAIMTAAADK